One Paraburkholderia phytofirmans OLGA172 genomic window carries:
- a CDS encoding alpha/beta hydrolase: MAAHLGYGAAIPSTEFRFASTDGLRIACVRWDSRGPVHGVVQIAHGMGEHIGRNTGVIEALVSAGLKVYGNDHRGHGRTAPSSAHFGNFGDGGFDLLVDDMIKAV, encoded by the coding sequence ATGGCAGCCCACCTCGGTTATGGAGCAGCGATTCCTTCCACTGAGTTTCGATTTGCCTCCACAGACGGATTGCGCATCGCGTGCGTCCGGTGGGATAGCCGCGGCCCTGTGCACGGAGTGGTCCAGATTGCCCACGGTATGGGTGAGCATATCGGGCGGAATACTGGCGTTATCGAAGCGCTGGTTTCAGCAGGCTTGAAGGTCTATGGCAACGATCACCGCGGACACGGCCGCACTGCGCCCTCCAGCGCGCATTTCGGAAATTTCGGTGACGGCGGCTTTGATTTACTAGTGGATGACATGATTAAGGCAGTATGA
- a CDS encoding IS110 family transposase, translating into MEHDSTVYVGLDVHKESITLAYAIGMGEVELLGKTGTTKADIDHLCKRVQSKGRHVRVVYEAGPCGYGLYRQLVQKGFDCMVCAPSLIPKKPGERVKTDRRDAIKLVRALRAGDLSAVYVPGVEDEAFRDLARAWAAAKDDLKQARQRLKSFLLLHGVRYTGSANWGPAHRHWLSQYSFGNGWQQLAFEEHRRTIEDRLAQCDRLEAALREAVVNWRFYPAVLALQTMRGVQFTTAVGILAELGDLSRFEHPRQLMAWLGVTPSEHSSGDRRRQGSITKTGNSYARKLLVEAAWSYRYPARVSPQIQRRHERIPKPIIDRAWDAQVRLCRRFRKLAARGKSVNIAVVAVARELAGFIWDINRLAMSLAIPRTPQAA; encoded by the coding sequence ATGGAACACGATAGCACGGTGTACGTTGGACTGGATGTTCACAAGGAGTCGATCACGCTCGCCTACGCGATCGGCATGGGCGAGGTGGAACTACTGGGCAAGACCGGTACGACGAAGGCCGATATCGATCACCTGTGCAAACGCGTGCAGTCAAAGGGGCGACATGTGCGCGTTGTCTACGAGGCCGGTCCATGCGGTTACGGCCTTTACCGACAGCTTGTCCAGAAGGGGTTCGACTGCATGGTGTGCGCACCGTCGCTGATTCCGAAGAAGCCTGGAGAGCGGGTGAAGACGGACCGGCGTGACGCGATCAAACTGGTGCGCGCGCTACGCGCGGGTGACCTGTCGGCCGTGTACGTGCCGGGTGTCGAAGACGAGGCGTTCAGGGATCTGGCCCGTGCGTGGGCCGCGGCCAAAGACGATCTGAAGCAGGCGCGCCAGCGGCTGAAGTCGTTCCTGCTCCTGCACGGCGTGCGCTATACCGGCAGCGCTAATTGGGGTCCCGCACACCGACACTGGCTGAGCCAGTACTCGTTTGGAAACGGGTGGCAGCAACTGGCGTTTGAGGAGCATCGACGCACCATCGAGGACCGGCTCGCGCAATGTGATCGTCTTGAAGCGGCGTTGCGCGAAGCCGTGGTCAACTGGCGGTTCTATCCGGCTGTACTGGCGCTGCAGACGATGCGCGGCGTGCAGTTCACCACCGCGGTGGGCATACTCGCCGAGCTGGGAGACCTGAGCCGCTTCGAGCATCCACGCCAGTTGATGGCCTGGCTGGGCGTGACACCGTCAGAACACTCCTCGGGTGACCGGCGTCGTCAGGGCAGCATTACCAAAACGGGCAATAGCTACGCCCGAAAGCTGCTGGTCGAGGCTGCCTGGAGCTACCGGTACCCGGCACGCGTGAGCCCGCAGATCCAGCGCCGGCACGAACGCATCCCCAAACCCATCATTGATCGCGCCTGGGATGCCCAGGTTCGACTGTGCCGGCGATTTCGCAAACTGGCAGCACGCGGCAAGAGCGTGAACATCGCGGTGGTCGCGGTTGCCCGGGAACTGGCCGGTTTCATATGGGACATCAACCGGCTGGCCATGTCGCTCGCCATACCGCGGACTCCACAGGCAGCGTAA
- a CDS encoding alpha/beta fold hydrolase, with protein MSHIAKEENPDLPFILLGHSMGSFAAQQYAISHSREIDGLALSGSGALDGLARLASLAPAGTNILNTPFEPARTPFDWLSRDSAVVDAFINDQLCFAELQPMAHASFLANAPLLSDPDSLRTIRDDLPIYLSSGSEDPVGQQLKGVRLLIDRYHKAGVCGITYDFYPGGRHEMLNEINFDEVRACLLGWISHIAK; from the coding sequence TTGAGTCATATCGCCAAGGAAGAAAACCCCGATCTGCCATTCATCCTGCTGGGGCACAGTATGGGTTCCTTTGCGGCGCAACAGTATGCAATCTCTCACAGCCGGGAGATTGACGGACTCGCCCTTTCTGGGTCAGGCGCTCTTGATGGACTTGCACGTCTGGCGAGTCTGGCGCCAGCAGGAACCAACATTCTGAACACACCCTTCGAGCCGGCGCGCACCCCCTTCGATTGGCTGAGCCGTGATAGCGCTGTTGTCGACGCATTCATCAACGACCAACTTTGCTTTGCGGAACTTCAGCCGATGGCGCATGCATCTTTTTTGGCGAATGCACCACTACTGTCTGATCCGGACAGCCTGCGCACAATACGCGACGACTTGCCGATCTATCTGTCTTCGGGCAGCGAAGATCCAGTAGGCCAGCAACTCAAAGGGGTCCGACTGCTGATTGACCGCTATCACAAAGCGGGTGTATGCGGAATCACCTACGACTTCTACCCCGGTGGACGACACGAAATGCTCAATGAGATCAACTTCGATGAAGTCCGGGCATGCCTGCTTGGGTGGATCTCTCATATCGCGAAGTAA
- the rpoD gene encoding RNA polymerase sigma factor RpoD has translation MAGGTRNSLATEPPISSDEKDRSTQDVQPGQNRVTLGCPDSARETTERRLQFHALIQLGRNRKYLTHRDINDHLNEDLLSTAAMLNIVSTFEELGIQVFEQDPDPETLILLGVGATTTSSDDEVDEDAESVLSTVDSEFGRTTDPMRIYLREMAATALLTREGEIEIGKRIENSLCSMVDAISVCPATIAIILELSSAVARNELGIDELVDGLVQHDFSATEEARAYVAETDNEDPDAQLMPDDESRLTKLKERCLPIFRCLARHFDAMDLAYTTQGVDSDAYRCARNAVRNELGRLRLTVKTIERLCANMSSIVAETRNSERNIFRLLVDLSKMPRSEFIAQFPDNATNLAWGGNLANASLPYSNAVASVLPELQSQQKQLIAICSRVASPLPDLKAAHRAMTTADRQMQRAKHEMTVANLRLVISIAKKYANRGLPISDIIQEGNIGLMKAVDKFEYRRGWKFSTYATWWIRQGITRALADQGRTIRVPVHMVDSIAKLHRTSVEILHHTGRHADAATLAEHTGMAEDKVRKMIDTVKEPLSMETPIGEEGGTILGDVLAQPEGHSPVDIVQYENMRAVVRNALDTLTYREAKVIRLRFGIDVPKSYSLDELGQQFELSRERIRQIEQSAMKKLMEPTSADGLRATLDER, from the coding sequence ATGGCAGGCGGCACACGAAATTCGTTGGCAACAGAGCCACCCATCTCATCGGATGAAAAGGACCGATCAACTCAAGACGTTCAACCCGGGCAAAATCGCGTAACGCTGGGTTGTCCCGATTCAGCGCGCGAAACCACGGAGCGTCGTTTGCAATTTCACGCCCTAATCCAACTGGGAAGAAATCGCAAGTATTTAACGCATCGGGACATCAACGATCACTTGAATGAAGACCTATTAAGCACAGCGGCGATGCTCAACATCGTCAGTACGTTCGAGGAACTTGGAATTCAGGTGTTTGAACAGGACCCAGATCCCGAAACCCTGATCTTGCTCGGCGTCGGCGCGACGACAACCTCCTCGGACGATGAAGTGGATGAGGATGCCGAAAGTGTCCTCTCAACTGTCGATTCCGAGTTCGGTCGAACTACGGATCCAATGCGGATCTATTTGCGGGAAATGGCGGCGACCGCGCTGCTGACCCGCGAGGGAGAGATTGAGATAGGCAAGCGTATCGAAAACTCCTTGTGTAGTATGGTTGACGCAATTTCAGTGTGCCCCGCAACCATTGCGATCATTCTCGAACTCTCAAGCGCCGTGGCTCGCAACGAACTGGGCATAGACGAGTTGGTGGATGGTCTAGTGCAACACGATTTCTCCGCCACCGAAGAGGCCCGTGCCTACGTCGCAGAAACCGACAACGAAGATCCCGACGCTCAGTTGATGCCGGATGACGAGTCTCGGCTCACCAAACTGAAAGAACGCTGCCTGCCGATCTTCAGGTGCCTCGCTCGACACTTCGACGCCATGGACCTAGCTTATACAACGCAAGGCGTCGATTCCGACGCGTACCGCTGTGCAAGGAACGCCGTGCGCAACGAACTGGGGAGATTGCGGCTAACCGTGAAGACCATTGAACGCCTATGCGCCAACATGAGTTCAATAGTCGCTGAAACGCGGAACTCCGAGCGCAATATATTCCGATTGCTCGTCGACCTGTCCAAGATGCCTCGCAGTGAATTCATCGCTCAGTTTCCGGATAATGCGACCAACCTCGCGTGGGGGGGTAACCTTGCCAACGCGTCACTCCCATACAGCAACGCCGTCGCCAGCGTGCTCCCCGAGCTACAATCTCAACAAAAACAGCTGATTGCAATATGCTCCCGCGTCGCCTCACCCCTGCCTGATCTAAAAGCAGCACATCGCGCAATGACGACGGCCGATCGTCAGATGCAACGGGCAAAGCACGAAATGACCGTGGCTAATCTACGTCTGGTGATATCAATTGCTAAAAAGTACGCAAATCGCGGACTGCCAATTTCAGACATCATTCAAGAGGGCAATATTGGACTTATGAAAGCTGTCGACAAGTTTGAGTATCGTCGCGGTTGGAAATTCTCGACCTACGCCACGTGGTGGATACGCCAAGGAATAACTCGAGCACTCGCAGATCAGGGTCGCACGATTCGCGTGCCAGTTCATATGGTTGACTCAATAGCAAAGCTCCACCGCACTTCCGTAGAGATATTGCACCACACCGGTAGACATGCCGATGCAGCGACATTGGCAGAACATACGGGCATGGCCGAAGACAAGGTACGCAAAATGATTGACACCGTAAAGGAGCCACTCTCGATGGAGACTCCGATTGGCGAAGAAGGCGGGACCATTTTGGGCGACGTACTCGCACAGCCAGAGGGTCACTCTCCAGTCGACATTGTGCAGTATGAGAACATGCGTGCAGTAGTACGAAATGCCCTTGATACCCTTACATATCGCGAAGCAAAAGTCATCCGCCTGCGCTTTGGCATTGACGTGCCTAAAAGCTATTCGCTTGACGAGTTAGGCCAACAGTTCGAGCTTTCTCGAGAACGCATCCGTCAGATTGAACAAAGCGCAATGAAAAAACTCATGGAACCCACCTCAGCAGACGGCCTGAGGGCAACGCTTGATGAACGGTGA
- a CDS encoding PucR family transcriptional regulator produces MTINVPKMTRRLRERTATLAADPSCVIDRTYSVLTDIDGYIALTPAVRRDIVDSITLSAKLWFQSIVNGALPSPEAMEAVDAFGRRRIHQGIPLLSLVRAFRLGSLEVWRCYLELGESDETLRDELLFVVSPYLLGFFDLVAQSITRAYLDEQYQQARWRDTLRYQLCSIVFGSSEDADGFRKAAETLELDPTVPRIALAVDLRLAEIAPSRLEGELDHFALSIARYLQTKPHDLVRVIHRGRVVIWVPCTQGDSVAVSDRLMADRTASLMEALPQIGAVGVGLMNHGAKGWATSVDEAIKALDFGLRANPASRVHMYSDIAIDESVCRSDNVLRYLVSLIEQLSHEPDLLLTLETYFEQLQRRKTTAAVLDIHPNTLNYRLERIEMLARCQARRPRLGSETLRRGETASRKLISRQNASGDSTGPVCIPRQYLFRIPRQELLPTPNWLVIANRPPICSTNYWLIVNPRPAPPSRWCGSPSCSKRMKIIFNWSGEAHLQAYATTVGELDCLDYHLHQRAPAKNYQIR; encoded by the coding sequence GTGACCATCAACGTCCCGAAGATGACCAGACGTCTACGTGAGAGGACCGCCACGCTCGCGGCGGACCCTTCGTGCGTTATTGACCGCACCTACTCCGTTCTGACGGATATCGACGGCTATATAGCCCTCACCCCGGCCGTGCGACGAGACATCGTCGACTCGATCACGCTATCCGCAAAGCTTTGGTTCCAGTCAATTGTCAACGGCGCACTTCCCTCCCCAGAAGCGATGGAGGCAGTCGACGCATTCGGCAGAAGGCGTATTCACCAAGGCATTCCACTACTGTCGTTAGTCCGTGCGTTTCGCCTTGGCTCTCTTGAAGTCTGGCGCTGTTATCTCGAACTAGGCGAAAGTGATGAGACGTTGCGCGACGAACTGCTGTTCGTCGTCTCGCCCTATCTGCTCGGCTTCTTCGATCTCGTCGCCCAAAGCATTACGCGAGCTTATCTGGACGAGCAATATCAACAGGCTCGCTGGCGCGACACGTTGCGCTACCAGTTGTGCAGCATTGTCTTTGGGTCTTCCGAGGATGCCGATGGCTTCCGCAAAGCCGCTGAAACCCTGGAACTTGACCCTACCGTTCCGCGCATAGCGCTCGCCGTCGACCTGCGGCTCGCCGAGATCGCTCCGTCCAGGCTCGAAGGCGAGCTGGATCATTTCGCACTCTCGATCGCGCGCTATCTGCAGACAAAGCCCCACGACCTGGTGCGCGTCATACATCGTGGACGGGTGGTCATTTGGGTGCCGTGCACGCAAGGCGATTCCGTCGCCGTCAGCGATCGGCTGATGGCGGATCGAACCGCCTCGCTCATGGAGGCGTTGCCACAAATCGGCGCCGTGGGAGTCGGCCTCATGAACCATGGCGCGAAAGGATGGGCGACATCTGTCGACGAAGCGATCAAGGCCCTTGACTTTGGCCTGCGCGCCAATCCCGCGAGCAGGGTTCATATGTACTCGGATATCGCTATCGACGAAAGCGTGTGTAGATCCGACAACGTCCTTCGCTATCTGGTCTCGCTGATCGAGCAACTTTCCCACGAACCCGACCTGTTGTTGACGCTGGAAACTTACTTCGAACAACTCCAGCGACGCAAAACGACGGCCGCCGTCCTCGACATCCATCCGAATACTCTGAACTACCGGCTCGAGCGCATCGAGATGCTTGCTCGGTGCCAGGCTCGACGACCAAGGCTGGGCAGCGAAACTCTACGTCGCGGTGAAACTGCGTCGCGCAAGCTGATAAGTCGGCAAAACGCTTCGGGCGACTCAACAGGGCCCGTATGCATACCACGGCAATATTTGTTCAGGATCCCGCGGCAGGAACTGCTGCCAACACCCAACTGGCTAGTGATAGCGAATCGACCTCCCATCTGCAGCACAAACTATTGGCTGATAGTCAATCCTAGACCTGCACCTCCTAGCCGGTGGTGCGGGTCACCCTCGTGCTCGAAGCGGATGAAGATTATCTTCAACTGGTCGGGAGAAGCACACCTGCAGGCTTATGCCACCACGGTCGGTGAACTTGACTGCCTCGACTACCACCTCCATCAGAGAGCCCCCGCAAAAAATTACCAAATTCGTTGA
- a CDS encoding IS4 family transposase: protein MKIRNDAGAWVDEEFETLDLGDPRRDRRAKELIKRFASRPTASIPGACEGWAETMAAYRFLGNERIDWRDMMQPHWDRTTARMGALPVVLCIADTTELNFNGQDIEGAGPLSYEAQVGMYLHATYAVTPDREPLGVMNAWMWARESRDANGRRGGVRESARWIESYEIVAEQARALPDARLVYVADREGDIAALMQRAQELGEPADWLIRSQHNRALKDEEKLWDKVHAGNVLGRISFVLPGRSGQKAREVKQELRSQRITLPGRVSVTLTCVEAYEVDAPAGVKPVIWRLVTNREAGDADALIELIDWYRARWEIEMFFNVLKNACRVEALQLSQMERVEKALALYMVVSWRIARLMRVGRTCPELNASLFFAADEIHGAHVLCKKARPKKPPTLNQMIRMIASLGGFLGRKSDGEPGAKTLWIGMQRVMDAVSTIQILRDGYDTSV from the coding sequence ATGAAGATCCGAAACGACGCGGGAGCATGGGTGGACGAAGAATTTGAGACTCTGGATTTGGGCGATCCACGGCGAGACCGGCGCGCGAAGGAACTGATCAAACGGTTTGCCAGCCGGCCCACGGCCAGCATTCCGGGCGCGTGCGAAGGCTGGGCCGAGACGATGGCAGCATATCGCTTTCTAGGCAATGAGCGCATCGACTGGCGCGACATGATGCAGCCGCATTGGGATCGCACCACGGCGCGCATGGGAGCGTTGCCGGTGGTGCTGTGCATTGCCGATACGACAGAGCTGAACTTTAACGGTCAGGACATCGAAGGGGCCGGCCCACTCAGTTATGAAGCACAGGTGGGCATGTATCTTCACGCGACTTATGCGGTGACACCGGATCGGGAGCCGCTGGGTGTGATGAATGCCTGGATGTGGGCGCGCGAGTCACGCGATGCAAACGGCAGGCGTGGCGGAGTCAGGGAAAGTGCGCGGTGGATCGAAAGCTATGAGATCGTGGCCGAACAGGCACGGGCCCTGCCAGACGCGCGGCTGGTGTATGTGGCCGATCGTGAAGGCGACATCGCGGCGCTCATGCAGCGTGCGCAGGAATTGGGTGAACCGGCGGACTGGCTGATCCGCTCGCAGCACAACCGTGCCTTGAAGGACGAAGAAAAGCTGTGGGACAAGGTGCACGCGGGTAACGTGCTCGGCCGTATCAGTTTCGTGCTGCCCGGGCGCAGTGGCCAGAAGGCACGTGAAGTGAAGCAGGAACTGCGCAGCCAGCGCATTACGCTGCCCGGTCGCGTCAGCGTCACGCTCACCTGCGTCGAGGCGTATGAGGTGGATGCGCCAGCGGGCGTAAAGCCAGTCATCTGGCGTCTTGTGACCAACCGCGAAGCGGGTGATGCGGATGCGCTCATCGAACTCATCGACTGGTACCGCGCGAGATGGGAAATAGAAATGTTCTTCAATGTCCTGAAGAACGCCTGCCGGGTTGAGGCGCTGCAGCTCTCGCAGATGGAACGGGTAGAGAAGGCACTTGCGCTGTACATGGTCGTATCGTGGCGTATTGCACGGCTCATGCGTGTGGGCAGAACGTGTCCGGAGCTAAACGCGTCGCTATTCTTCGCGGCTGACGAGATACATGGTGCTCACGTGCTCTGCAAGAAGGCGCGTCCGAAAAAACCACCGACACTGAACCAGATGATACGGATGATCGCGTCACTGGGTGGATTCCTCGGGCGCAAGAGCGATGGTGAACCGGGCGCGAAGACGTTGTGGATTGGCATGCAGCGAGTCATGGATGCTGTGAGCACCATCCAGATCTTGCGCGACGGCTACGACACTTCTGTATAA
- a CDS encoding LysR family transcriptional regulator yields the protein MVDSRQIKLFVTLAEDLHFARAADRLHIAQSALSEQIKKLETDLGVRLLNRNKRAAITLTNAGEVFLIEATAALRQLERADRVGRLAARGEAGQVALSYVGSAVTSGLLPNTLRAFRASRYTQIDSSGDDVG from the coding sequence ATGGTCGACAGTCGACAAATCAAGTTGTTCGTCACGCTGGCCGAAGATCTGCACTTTGCCCGTGCAGCCGACCGGCTGCACATTGCGCAGTCAGCGCTGAGCGAGCAGATCAAAAAGCTCGAAACCGATCTCGGCGTGCGGCTGCTTAACAGGAACAAACGCGCGGCGATAACGTTGACAAACGCCGGCGAGGTGTTTTTGATCGAGGCCACGGCAGCCCTTCGCCAACTGGAACGCGCAGATCGCGTCGGGCGTTTGGCTGCGCGAGGTGAGGCGGGTCAAGTCGCGCTGAGCTATGTGGGGTCAGCGGTTACGTCCGGACTACTGCCAAACACGCTTAGGGCGTTCAGGGCATCTCGTTATACACAAATCGACAGTTCCGGAGACGATGTTGGATAG
- the glaH gene encoding glutarate dioxygenase GlaH, translated as MNARTDLPVAASIDSQAKFSIGNHPHHARLRHVTVRREALESFFSATRSIDIQNLEYVPFMRFMLADALNQAAGDGFAPALRQLVQNRATGGFTIGVQGAATSGDEFVKFGTAVGHLLGPVNHDAMSGTYYARFVVKDTDSSDSYLRQAYRLFTLHTDGTFVEEATEWLLMMKFAEENAVGGESRFMHLDDWLERDAFLNHPLGTRPFLYKAPGSKNVNAEVERPVFFQSEYGLAMSFIDQFVQPRSLSEARYLHDLSASVEASCATQEVPLPVGELVVLNNYFWLHGRAPFQKNASLHRELMRQRGMFSK; from the coding sequence ATGAACGCTCGTACCGACCTCCCAGTTGCCGCATCCATCGATTCGCAGGCCAAGTTTTCCATCGGCAACCATCCTCATCACGCACGCTTGCGTCACGTAACGGTGCGACGCGAGGCGTTGGAGAGTTTCTTCTCCGCGACGAGGAGCATCGACATCCAGAATCTCGAATATGTGCCCTTCATGCGCTTCATGCTGGCTGACGCGCTGAACCAGGCGGCCGGCGACGGCTTCGCGCCTGCGCTGCGGCAACTCGTACAGAATCGTGCTACCGGAGGATTCACGATCGGCGTTCAGGGCGCGGCTACTAGCGGCGACGAGTTCGTCAAGTTCGGAACGGCTGTCGGGCATCTGCTGGGGCCGGTCAACCACGACGCGATGTCTGGCACGTACTACGCGAGATTTGTCGTAAAGGACACGGACAGCAGCGACTCGTACCTGCGTCAGGCCTACCGCCTGTTCACGCTCCATACTGACGGGACGTTCGTAGAGGAGGCGACTGAATGGCTGCTGATGATGAAGTTCGCGGAAGAAAACGCCGTCGGTGGGGAGTCGCGCTTCATGCATCTCGACGACTGGCTCGAGCGCGATGCCTTCCTCAACCACCCGCTTGGCACGCGGCCATTTCTCTATAAGGCGCCAGGGTCGAAAAACGTTAATGCGGAGGTTGAACGCCCGGTCTTTTTTCAAAGCGAGTACGGCCTGGCCATGTCTTTCATCGATCAATTCGTCCAGCCTCGTTCCTTGTCGGAAGCGCGTTATCTGCACGACCTGTCCGCTTCGGTGGAAGCCTCTTGCGCAACACAGGAGGTACCGCTGCCCGTCGGAGAGCTTGTGGTTCTCAACAACTACTTCTGGCTGCACGGGCGGGCGCCGTTCCAAAAGAACGCATCGCTTCATCGTGAGTTGATGCGCCAACGTGGGATGTTCTCCAAATGA
- the lhgO gene encoding L-2-hydroxyglutarate oxidase: MSTVHHLRGYDADVLIVGGGIVGVSTAMQLTARYPGLSVLLLEKEASLAAHQSGHNSGVIHAGVYYAPGSFKADFCRRGAAATYEFARRHDVPVERCGKLIVATNDVEVERLHALYTRCQQNQLEPEMLGEAALTELEPRIVGRAAVRVATSGIADYPAITGAMARVAQERGAQILLNQRVETLHEDANGVSAETSSGRFRAKYAIVCAGLMADRFARMCNVELDFRIVPFRGEYYRLPASKNDIVKHLIYPVPDPDLPFLGVHLTRMIGGYVTVGPNAVLALAREGYSWGDVNLGDLSEMAAFPGFWKMLRKYTASGLTEVRNSLWKRGYLELCRRYCPELVLSDLEPYPSGVRAQAIMKDGSMVHDFLIRSSLRSLHVCNAPSPAATSALPIGAHLVEEFDNRFGVSSFTGSRSPRKALSLAAG; encoded by the coding sequence ATGAGCACTGTTCATCACCTTCGCGGATATGATGCCGACGTTCTGATCGTGGGCGGCGGCATCGTCGGTGTCTCCACTGCCATGCAGTTGACCGCGCGCTATCCCGGTCTGAGCGTGTTGCTACTTGAAAAGGAAGCGTCGCTCGCGGCTCACCAGTCCGGGCACAACAGCGGCGTCATCCACGCCGGTGTGTACTACGCGCCGGGAAGTTTCAAAGCGGACTTCTGCAGGCGAGGGGCCGCGGCGACCTATGAGTTCGCGCGGCGCCACGACGTTCCGGTTGAGCGTTGCGGCAAGTTGATCGTTGCGACGAACGACGTCGAAGTCGAAAGGCTGCATGCTCTCTATACGCGTTGTCAGCAGAACCAGCTCGAGCCGGAAATGCTCGGCGAGGCAGCGTTGACAGAGCTTGAGCCCCGCATCGTCGGCCGTGCGGCCGTGCGCGTTGCCACCAGCGGTATTGCAGACTATCCGGCCATTACCGGAGCGATGGCTCGCGTGGCGCAGGAGCGTGGTGCACAAATCCTGCTCAACCAGCGCGTCGAGACACTGCACGAGGACGCAAACGGGGTGAGCGCGGAGACGTCGAGTGGTCGCTTCCGGGCAAAGTACGCGATTGTCTGCGCGGGCCTGATGGCCGACCGGTTTGCGAGGATGTGCAATGTCGAACTCGACTTTCGCATTGTTCCGTTTCGCGGTGAATACTACCGCTTGCCTGCGTCAAAGAACGACATTGTCAAACACCTGATCTACCCCGTTCCCGATCCTGATCTTCCTTTTCTTGGTGTGCATCTGACGCGCATGATCGGCGGCTATGTCACAGTGGGGCCCAATGCGGTGCTTGCACTGGCGCGCGAGGGCTATAGTTGGGGGGACGTGAATCTGGGCGATCTTTCCGAAATGGCTGCATTCCCCGGGTTCTGGAAAATGCTCAGGAAGTACACCGCATCTGGCCTGACTGAAGTACGCAACTCGCTTTGGAAGAGGGGGTATCTCGAACTCTGCCGGAGATATTGCCCTGAACTCGTTTTGTCAGATCTTGAACCGTATCCGTCGGGAGTTCGCGCGCAAGCAATAATGAAGGATGGAAGCATGGTGCACGACTTCCTTATCCGTTCGTCCCTGCGAAGCCTTCACGTTTGTAACGCGCCATCTCCGGCGGCCACCTCCGCTTTGCCAATTGGAGCACATCTGGTCGAGGAGTTCGACAATCGCTTTGGTGTGTCTTCATTCACCGGCTCACGCTCCCCACGCAAAGCGCTCAGTTTAGCTGCCGGCTAA
- a CDS encoding aromatic acid exporter family protein: MSNLYIHKPLTPFRRAIARFSLSETAKYAKLTLGLWIGFAIPSYFGYPEAAVSLAGSTMLTLALGSSISAARSYFYKRVVSNVVAMPLGTLLIWFTAPHLWLGAFLLPLVIFAIVRIKPSLFQMTSVTVPMTLVLYTGEHMPLLEQRLIGVVLGMLLGFIIQQVACPPDHGYWANSLVNDGNQQATEVMSLLASGALDKREIRPLTAKLRASSTNLKQANTLLKADLEQAWVSPHLNRNRVRLPLFGCYHEVFDSLVNFLETMDTFHDQFVALDARWKAAFLAGLGRLVSAHLELAKVADLRMERPGLEMAPLKMEDLGPLIEDLPVSSVFTSVYLGHLTGYGILLCRLSELHCER, from the coding sequence GTGTCGAACTTGTACATCCACAAACCCCTCACACCATTTCGTCGTGCGATCGCGCGCTTTTCGCTGTCTGAAACAGCGAAATACGCGAAGCTTACGCTAGGTCTCTGGATTGGCTTTGCAATCCCTTCGTATTTTGGCTATCCGGAGGCCGCCGTCTCGCTCGCTGGCTCGACCATGCTGACGCTGGCACTCGGCAGTTCGATTTCCGCTGCGCGCAGCTATTTCTATAAACGCGTTGTGTCGAACGTCGTGGCCATGCCGCTGGGCACGCTGCTGATCTGGTTCACCGCGCCACATCTGTGGCTCGGCGCATTCCTGTTGCCTCTGGTCATTTTCGCTATCGTCCGCATCAAGCCGTCGTTGTTCCAGATGACCAGCGTCACTGTGCCAATGACGCTCGTTCTCTATACCGGCGAGCACATGCCGCTGCTCGAACAGCGCCTCATTGGTGTGGTGCTGGGCATGCTTCTCGGCTTCATCATCCAGCAGGTAGCCTGTCCGCCAGATCATGGCTACTGGGCCAACAGCCTCGTCAACGACGGAAACCAGCAAGCGACGGAGGTCATGTCACTGCTAGCCAGCGGGGCGTTGGACAAGCGGGAAATCAGGCCGCTGACCGCAAAACTGCGAGCATCGAGCACCAATCTCAAGCAGGCGAATACCCTGTTGAAGGCAGATCTTGAGCAGGCGTGGGTGTCTCCGCACCTTAACCGGAACCGTGTTCGCCTTCCCCTGTTCGGGTGCTATCACGAGGTCTTTGATTCTCTGGTCAACTTTCTGGAAACAATGGATACGTTTCATGACCAGTTCGTCGCGCTCGATGCGCGATGGAAGGCAGCCTTTCTTGCCGGGCTGGGCAGGCTTGTTTCAGCGCACCTGGAACTGGCTAAAGTAGCAGACCTGAGAATGGAACGCCCGGGCCTGGAAATGGCTCCGCTCAAGATGGAGGACTTGGGGCCGCTCATAGAAGACCTACCGGTCTCCAGCGTATTCACAAGTGTGTATCTCGGACATCTGACGGGATACGGCATCCTGCTTTGCAGGCTCAGCGAACTGCATTGCGAACGATGA